GCGTTACCAATgtataaaatagtgaaaaaggAGATTccacatataaattttaaaattcaattataatAGCCATGATTTATCATCCAGATTTCGCTCATGGATCGTAATCATTGAATTTtggtgaaaaagaaaatgattatttCCATATTTAGATTTATGTTATGAAAATTGGGTTATCTATATTTGTTTATATCACCAAGGAGGCTCTCACTCCTGATTATAAATTGTACTCACCTTTGTGGCCACCTCGAAACCTTCACACccttcttctcttttctctcaGCTATGGCGGTTTCCGCGTGTGTGGTTAGAACAAACCCATCCATCTCTCCATGTCTGAAAGCTCCAAGGCCAAGCCTCAGTGGCAGAAAACAGGTACCCCTCACATTCTGTTGGCTGTTGCAGCCATTTGGGTTTCATGTCTTTGtgcaatttctttttatatgtacATATAGATTATTATATgatattgttgttgtttttggttttggatCATTCAAATGGTTCATGTTTTGATGATTCTGATGTGGGTTTGCTGCCATGGTCATGGTCATGGTTATGGACGGCGAAATGGCTGTCGATCCGGGATGGTGTTTTACAGTCCTGCTTGAGAGCTTGTGCCGCAAATACTTCAGATGGTGAGGAAGGGAACAAGATGACCAGAAAAGAAAAGGACGGAGGGTGGAAGATAGAATTCACCGGAGAAAAACCTCCCACACCACTACTAGACACAATCAATTATCCAGTCCACATGAAAAACCTCTCCACCCAGGTGAACTCATCAATCATCATGGCGGTCATATGATTTTGTTCAATGGGTTTCTCCCCTCCCAATTCCCAACCAGATTCAACAGCTTTCTCCTGTGttttttatgaattgtttttggcTTTGTTCATTTGGTGTTTCAGGATCTTGAACAACTAGCAGCAGAGCTTAGAGCAGATATCGTACAGAGTGTATCAAAAACAGGTGGGCATCTAAGCTCAAGCTTAGGAGTAGTGGAACTGACAGTGGCTCTTCATCATGTATTCAACACCCCCGAAGACAAGATCATATGGGATGTTGGCCACCAGGTGAGGAGATTTACTTTCCATACACAATGAGATGAAAGCATGTGTTCAATGTTTTCAGTTGACTGATATCTCTTGAAGCTTTACCCAGTAAGATACAAAATTCCATTGTAGTTTCAAAAGTTTATTTCCATTCTCTTTGGCTTGGAAttaagaatatgaaaataaaaatgcaccTTTTGAAATATAAAGAATCTCTCCAAAAGATAAGAAGAATTAGTtagatttgttttttgtttttagaatgcGTATCTAAggttatttcattttcattgttaGGTTCAATCTTATGAGATGTGATTTGTCTCAAATTCTTCAcaacccccttttttttttgtttgggtttTAATTTGCAAGCGGAATTAGGTTCAATCTTATGAGATGTGATTAGACAAGCGGAGATGTGATTAGACAAGCGGAATTAGGTTCAATCTTATGAGATGTGATTTGTCTCaaattccccccccccccccccccccccctctccttgtttgggttttaattttttatatgattaatttcattttgcTTTATTGATTTGATCCCTCCTTTTGAATTCTACTTTGTTTGacatattttcttcctttttatgttCGAGTATATAAATTGATGATACTATTTTCACTTTATCTAACGTATTGtcccatcattttttcttttgaatttgaattgattttaatGTTTCCCTTTATTtgatccaattttatttttaccttacCAATAATTGTCATTGTTCacttcatttaatattttttgttgatCAAATATAGTCTATTATTAAGAATCACTTTATTGACTTAATATCCTCTTCATCATACTGAATTGTATTTTCTAATTTGATGATCTTAAAAAAAAACGCAAACTTTTGCactctcttttgttttgttttatactTTCATTTTATTGAAATTGTAGATATATTTTGAGATGGAGATAGGTCTAAAGTTAATATTTGGTTGAGGATAAGGAATACTATTGAGAATATATACATAGCTATTCAAGTGTATTAAGAGCCAAATAAAATCTCAAGTTGACTTTTTTGATTGAGGAGGaggaatatttattaaaagaatattgacTTCCTTGCAAATTGGGAACCATTGCTTGTCTTTGTAAAAGCAAAAGATTGAGTTCcttcttgatttattttcatgGGCATCCATTGagatttcctttttatttctaaagcacaattttctaattattttattttattttttctcttttacttaAGTTATGAACCAAAGCTGAAGTAGGTCCCAAATaagctatttttgaaaatattaaatctgCTTTCACCATGTGAGCCTACTAAGGAAGATGTTGAAACCATTTCATATTTGGAACATATTGCTTCAAGGTTTAGTTTCCTTAAGAGTATTTCCTTTCACATTCATGGAGTTAGAAATGCTATTTTTGAAGTCAAATTAACTATTTTGATCAAGAGGGAGGAAGTCCTATTTTATAAATCTCCTCTTTGGCAGATGGAAGGGTTTGATTCCCTCCTGACTGTTGTGATTGACATCAAAGATCTCATTTTAACTTATTTGGTTTGAATGGGTCTCACCCTCTTTAGTTCTAATGGttcaatttccttttcattggttttctatttttacatGCTCTTTTGACATGGGATGAGTGTTAGACTAATTGTTTGGGTTTGATAGATATTTGATTCTGATGACTCCAACTAACCATTAGACTAAGTGGTAGAAAGACTAGAAatgttttctagaatcactatcaaacacactctaaaagTAAGAAATCTTATTGATAATTTTGAGTAAGAGAAATACATCTTGCAGGCCTACCCGCACAAAATTTTGACAGGAAGGAGGTCTAGGATGCACACTATCAGGAAAACCTCAGGTTTAGCAGGGTTTCCCAAAAGGGAAGAGAGCGTCCATGATGCTTTCGGTGCGGGACATAGTTCTACCAGCATCTCCGCTGGTCTTGGTATGTTTTTCCGTTCtcttttttcatctattttgaGCATACCTCCTTCAAACATTTCTGTTTTGCATTAATATAGAATCAACACAACTATTCTTGATTTTCTGAAGGCAGTAGATGGTAGAAACTTACTTTGAACTCCTATACTCATTTActtgttttgttgaaaacatCGAAACCATTGTAGGTATGGCAGTAGGAAGGGATCTTCTAGGGAAGACCAACAGTGTTGTTGCAGTGATTGGGGATGGAGCCATGACTGCAGGGCAAGCATATGAGGCAATGAACAATGCAGGGTACCTTGATACTAACATGATTATCATATTAAATGACAATAAGCAAGTCTCTTTGCCCACAGCTACTCTTGACGGTCCTGCAATTCCTGTTGGGGCCCTTAGTAGAACTTTAACCAAGCTCCAATCAAGCACCAAGTTCCGCAAACTTCGTGAAGCTGCAAAAGTGAGCCTTGATGCCTTTCATTTGTTGCTTCCCTCTTGTTTGGATTCTTtctataatatttcaaatttaagattGATTCAACTTGGTTTTGACCTGTAAAAGAGCATCACGAAGCAGCTTGGAGGGCAAACATTTGAAGTTGCAGCCAAGGTAGATGAGTATGCGAGGGGTCTGCTCAGCGCTAGCGGATCTACTCTGTTTGAGGAGCTAGGGTTGTATTACATTGGTCCAGTGGATGGTCACAATGTTGACGATCTAGTAGGCATTTTTCAGAAAGTGAAAGCAATGCCTGCACCAGGTCCAGTTCTGATCCACATTGTAACAGAGAAAGGGAAGGGTTATCCTCCAGCCGAAGCAGCAGCTGATAGAATGCATGGTAAGACTGCAACTTTATAATCCCAT
Above is a genomic segment from Vitis riparia cultivar Riparia Gloire de Montpellier isolate 1030 chromosome 7, EGFV_Vit.rip_1.0, whole genome shotgun sequence containing:
- the LOC117917406 gene encoding probable 1-deoxy-D-xylulose-5-phosphate synthase 2, chloroplastic, whose amino-acid sequence is MAVSACVVRTNPSISPCLKAPRPSLSGRKQSCLRACAANTSDGEEGNKMTRKEKDGGWKIEFTGEKPPTPLLDTINYPVHMKNLSTQDLEQLAAELRADIVQSVSKTGGHLSSSLGVVELTVALHHVFNTPEDKIIWDVGHQAYPHKILTGRRSRMHTIRKTSGLAGFPKREESVHDAFGAGHSSTSISAGLGMAVGRDLLGKTNSVVAVIGDGAMTAGQAYEAMNNAGYLDTNMIIILNDNKQVSLPTATLDGPAIPVGALSRTLTKLQSSTKFRKLREAAKSITKQLGGQTFEVAAKVDEYARGLLSASGSTLFEELGLYYIGPVDGHNVDDLVGIFQKVKAMPAPGPVLIHIVTEKGKGYPPAEAAADRMHGVVKFDPKSGQQFKSKSPTLPYTRYFAESLIEEAEVDDKIVAIHAAMGGGTGLNYFQKRFPDRCFDVGIAEQHAVTFAAGLASEGLKPFCAIYSSFLQRGYDQVIHDVDLQKLPVRFAMDRAGLVGADGPTHCGAFDITYMACLPNMVVMAPSDEAELMHMVATAAAIDDRPSCFRFPRGNGIGAVLPPDNKGTPLEIGKGRILTEGHRVALLGYGSMVQQCVEAASILRSRNIFVTVVDARFCKPLDGNLIRRLAKEHEILITVEEGSIGGFGSHVSHFLCLNGIMDGPLKLRAMVLPDRYIDHGSPEDQIQEAGLSSKHISATVLSLLGRQKEALTLN